The following coding sequences lie in one Deltaproteobacteria bacterium genomic window:
- a CDS encoding response regulator has translation MAKRILIVDDDELVLLALKELLSSENYEVQPFSRGSEALKKIDTEDFDLLILDIIMPEMDGFELCKMIRKKNNYKDKPILFLTAKNQEEDKKRGLEVGATLFISKPISPQRLLTMIADAIG, from the coding sequence ATGGCTAAACGCATACTTATTGTGGATGATGATGAACTGGTTCTCCTCGCCTTGAAGGAACTGCTCAGCTCTGAAAATTATGAAGTCCAACCCTTTTCCAGAGGTTCCGAAGCCCTTAAAAAAATCGATACGGAAGATTTTGATCTCCTGATACTCGACATCATCATGCCGGAAATGGATGGGTTCGAGCTCTGCAAGATGATCCGGAAGAAAAACAACTACAAAGACAAACCCATATTATTTCTGACCGCCAAAAACCAGGAAGAGGATAAAAAGCGAGGGCTTGAAGTAGGAGCCACCCTTTTTATCTCCAAACCGATCTCACCCCAAAGACTCCTGACCATGATAGCCGATGCCATCGGTTGA